One stretch of Bremerella cremea DNA includes these proteins:
- a CDS encoding tyrosine-type recombinase/integrase, whose translation MSDSRTEGRHNSGDNVFDNIPVGKDEARLFGEYLDSSDLSANSQRAIVNDLRKFARWFVDANQEPLTFARVTTRDITDFRDSLRRDQEQAVATVNRALVSVRRFCRWLCEDGHLQVNPAKGVKELRKQELAPKGLDRAQVRRLFREVELRNDVRANAVFSSIIYTGCRVGDLVSLTLGDLLLSERSGTAVFRSGKGNKQRSVPVPLAARKALVAYLETRPPVEGDAVFVGERGPLSDKGVRCLCDKYSVVCGFKIHPHLLRHTMAHKFLEDNPGDLVSLAQILGHENLNTTKRYVARTEQELADASERMQF comes from the coding sequence GTGTCTGATTCTCGTACAGAAGGTCGCCACAATTCAGGTGATAATGTTTTCGACAACATCCCGGTCGGCAAGGACGAGGCCCGTCTGTTCGGCGAGTACCTCGACTCCTCCGACCTGTCGGCCAACTCCCAACGAGCCATCGTCAACGACCTGCGGAAATTTGCACGGTGGTTCGTGGACGCCAATCAGGAGCCACTGACGTTCGCCCGAGTCACCACCAGAGACATCACCGACTTCCGAGACTCGCTGCGTCGTGACCAAGAGCAAGCTGTCGCCACGGTGAACCGTGCCCTCGTCAGTGTCCGCCGATTCTGTCGTTGGCTGTGCGAAGATGGGCACCTGCAAGTGAATCCAGCGAAGGGCGTCAAAGAACTGAGAAAGCAGGAGCTTGCACCCAAGGGACTCGACCGAGCGCAGGTCCGGCGATTGTTTCGAGAAGTTGAACTTCGGAACGACGTGCGAGCGAATGCCGTGTTCTCGTCCATCATCTACACCGGCTGCCGGGTCGGTGATCTGGTGAGCCTGACACTCGGTGATCTCTTGTTGTCCGAGCGATCTGGCACGGCAGTCTTCCGCTCGGGCAAGGGAAACAAGCAACGCTCGGTCCCGGTTCCGCTGGCCGCACGCAAGGCACTGGTCGCCTACTTGGAAACTCGACCGCCAGTTGAAGGCGATGCCGTATTCGTCGGCGAGCGTGGACCCCTCAGCGACAAGGGAGTGCGATGTCTCTGTGACAAGTACAGCGTGGTCTGCGGGTTCAAGATTCATCCGCACCTACTACGTCACACGATGGCGCACAAGTTCCTCGAAGACAATCCCGGCGATCTGGTCTCGCTCGCTCAAATCCTCGGGCACGAGAACTTGAACACAACGAAGCGGTACGTCGCTCGAACCGAACAGGAGTTGGCGGACGCTTCGGAGCGGATGCAGTTCTGA